Proteins from a single region of Drosophila biarmipes strain raj3 chromosome 3R, RU_DBia_V1.1, whole genome shotgun sequence:
- the LOC108031945 gene encoding UV excision repair protein RAD23 homolog B, whose translation MSASRDMVIALGFCLMFSFMSIEARSSEESSVRTKRQTDDWWSLLEDLLYENDSGSQDEAEEENVLICRNCTVVVQAAPNGTVAPAAGETTPGTAVNPGAPTPASPATPAPATAAPPTAAPATTTADPAASG comes from the exons ATGTCGGCCAGCAGGGATATGGTAATCGCACTGGGCTTTTGCCTCATGTTCAGTTTCATGAGCATCGAGGCTAGATCTTCGGAGGAGTCTTCTGTGAGGACG AAGCGACAAACAGACGACTGGTGGTCACTGCTTGAGGATTTGCTCTATGAAAACGATAGTGGAAGTCAGGACGAGGCGGAGGAAGAAAATGTTT TGATTTGTCGCAACTGCACAGTGGTCGTTCAAGCTGCTCCGAATGGAACAGTGGCTCCGGCGGCAGGAGAAACTACTCCAGGAACTGCTGTAAATCCAGGAGCTCCAACTCCAGCATCTCCTGCAACTCCGGCACCTGCCACGGCTGCACCTCCGACGGCAGCACCAGCCACCACAACAGCTGATCCTGCTGCTAGCGGTTAG